The following DNA comes from Thermoanaerobaculales bacterium.
CAGCGTCGAGGAAATCAACCGGCTCTTGCGTCAGTTCGGACAGATGCGTAAGCTGATGAAACGTCTGGGCAAAGTTGACGCCCGGACCTTGAAGCGACAGCTCGGGATCCGCTGAGGCGGTCCCGCAACGACCAGGAGGAAGAGCCAGATGTTGACGATCAGACTGCGGCGAGGCGGTGCCCGGGGCAAGCCGATGTACCGCGTGGTGGTGTCGGACTCTCGCAAGACGCCGGGCGCCGACTACATCGAGCAGCTGGGCTTTTACAGCCCCCACAGCGATCCGCCCGAGCTCAAGATCGACCTCGAGAAGGTCGAGCAGTGGCGCGGCCAGGGCGCGGGCGTCTCGGAAACCGTTCGGTCGCTCATCCGTAGGGCGCAGCGTCAGCAGCAGCCCGCGTGACCGCAGGTCGCGAAAGGAGCTCCCAGTGAGTGCCATGAAGGAACTTCTCGAGGAGATCGCGAAGGCGCTGGTGGACCACCCCGAAGATGTTCGCGTGACCGAGGTCGAGGGGGAGCAAACGACGGTTCTGGAGCTGCGCGTGCGGAACGAGGATCTGGGCAAGGTGATCGGCCGCCAGGGCCGCACGGCGCGCGCGATCCGGACCCTGCTCGCAGCGGCCGGGATGAAGGTGCAGAAGCGCTTTGTGCTCGAGATCCTCGAATAGCGAATCGACGGCCGACCAGGACTGGCTGATCGTCGGCCGGGTGGGGAAGCCGCACGGCGTTCACGGCGACGTCCTCGTCGACATCTCGACCGACTTCCCCGAGCGGCTCACGGACGGCCTCCGCTTCGGCCTTGGGCAGGCGGACGGGCCGACCGAGTTCCACGAGACGTTCCGGGTCCGCTACCACAAGGGGCGCTGGCTGCTCTCGGTGGCCGGGCTGCGTGACCGGGGAACGGTCGAGGCGTGGCGCGGGCGGTTCCTGTACCTGCCGGCGCTCGCGCTCGAGGAACTGCCCGAGGGCTACTACTACGAGCACCACTTAGTCGGGCTCGAGTGCGTCTCGACCGCCGGCGAGGGGCTGGGGACGGTCGCCGGCGTCGATCCGGGGGCGGGCGGCCAGACCCGGCTGGTGGTGCGGAGAGGCCCCCGCGAGTTCCTCGTCCCCTACGTGCCCGAGATCGTGCGCGAGGTCGACCTCGAGCAGCGGCGCGTGGTGCTCGATCCGCCGCCGGGGCTGCTGGACGACGACGCGGTGGTCGCCGGGTAGGATCGCCGGCCAGCCGCTGGGGATGCGACCGGCCGGGACGGCCAGGTGGCTTGGGGAGGTCTCGAGGCCGATGCATCTCGATGTGGTCACCATATTCCCCGAGCTGTTCACGCCGTTCCGCACCACCGGAGTGCTGGGCAAGGCGGTCGAGCGCGGCCTGATCGAGATCGACGTCCACGACCTCCGGCAGTGGGCGGAGAACAGGTGGGGGCAGGTCGACGACGAGCCGTACGGCGGCGGCGCCGGGATGGTGCTCCAGGCGCCGCCGGTGCTGCGCGCCGCCCGCGCCCTGGCAGCGAGGGCGGCCCAGCCGAGCCAGCTGATCCTGCTCTCCCCCAGCGGGGAGCCGTTCGACCAGGCGCTGGCCGCGGAGCTGGCGGCGCTCGGCCGCGTGATCGTGCTGTGCGGGCGGTACGAGGGCTTTGACCAGCGGATCGTCGACATCCTGAAGCCGCGTGAGATCTCGCTGGGAGACTTCATCCTCGGCGGCGGCGAGGTGGCGGCGATGGCGATCATCGAGGCCGTGGCCCGCCTCGTCCCCGGGGTGGTCGGTGACCCGGCCTCGGTGGCCGACGACTCGTTCTCGCGAGGCCTGCTCGACCACCCCTGCTACACCCGGCCGCCGGACGTGGAAGGACATCCGGTGCCGGAGGTGTTACGCTCCGGCAACCACGAGGCGGTCCGGAAATGGCGCCTCGAGCGCGCGGTCGAGGCGACGGTCAGCCGCCGTCCCGACCTGGTCAGCGAGCATTGGGATGCGTACCCGGGCGAGGTTCGCGAGCTCATCGGTCGGATGCGGCGGGCCGGAAGCGATGGCGAGCCGTGATCCGGGCCCCGGAATCGAAACTCAGTTGAGAGGCCGAAACGGATGATCAGGCGCTTGATCGCAGCGAGTGTGGTTCTGGTGGCCCTCATGGCCGCGACGGCTGCAGCCCAGCCAGCCGGCCGGGAGCCGGTGTTCGGCGTGCGGCTGCTCGCGGACCGGGCC
Coding sequences within:
- the trmD gene encoding tRNA (guanosine(37)-N1)-methyltransferase TrmD, yielding MHLDVVTIFPELFTPFRTTGVLGKAVERGLIEIDVHDLRQWAENRWGQVDDEPYGGGAGMVLQAPPVLRAARALAARAAQPSQLILLSPSGEPFDQALAAELAALGRVIVLCGRYEGFDQRIVDILKPREISLGDFILGGGEVAAMAIIEAVARLVPGVVGDPASVADDSFSRGLLDHPCYTRPPDVEGHPVPEVLRSGNHEAVRKWRLERAVEATVSRRPDLVSEHWDAYPGEVRELIGRMRRAGSDGEP
- the rpsP gene encoding 30S ribosomal protein S16 is translated as MLTIRLRRGGARGKPMYRVVVSDSRKTPGADYIEQLGFYSPHSDPPELKIDLEKVEQWRGQGAGVSETVRSLIRRAQRQQQPA
- a CDS encoding KH domain-containing protein, with product MKELLEEIAKALVDHPEDVRVTEVEGEQTTVLELRVRNEDLGKVIGRQGRTARAIRTLLAAAGMKVQKRFVLEILE
- the rimM gene encoding ribosome maturation factor RimM (Essential for efficient processing of 16S rRNA); the protein is MCSRSSNSESTADQDWLIVGRVGKPHGVHGDVLVDISTDFPERLTDGLRFGLGQADGPTEFHETFRVRYHKGRWLLSVAGLRDRGTVEAWRGRFLYLPALALEELPEGYYYEHHLVGLECVSTAGEGLGTVAGVDPGAGGQTRLVVRRGPREFLVPYVPEIVREVDLEQRRVVLDPPPGLLDDDAVVAG